The DNA region CACCAGCGGCAACGGCTGTTCCAATAACACCAGCGACGTTTGGTCCCATTGCATGCATTAAGAGGAAGTTTCCTGGGTCTTCTTCACTTGCAAGCTTTTGGACAACACGGGCACTCATTGGAACGGCACTAACACCGGCAGCACCTATCATTGGGTTTATTCTTCCTCCGCTGAGCTTCATCATGAGCTTTCCTAACAATACTCCTCCAGCGGTAGCGCTTGCGAAGGCTACGACACCCAAGCCGAGAATCATGAGCGTTTTAACTGTTAAGAAAGCCTCGGCCTGCATGGTTGAACCGACACCAAGTCCGAGGAATATTGTAACGATGTTCATCAGCTCTTCCCTTGCCGCTTTGCTAAGCCTCTCCACGACGCCGCTCTCCCTAAAAAGGTTGCCTATCATGAGCATTCCAACCAGAGGACCGGCAGCAGGAACGAGGAGGGTAATAATTATCATTGATGCAATTGGGAAGAGTATCTTTTCACGCTTTGAAACTGGCCTAAGCTGCTCCATTCTAATCCTTCTCTCTTCTGGAGTTGTTAGGGCTTTAATGACCGGTGGCTGGATTAGTGGGACAAGGGACATGTAAGAGTAGGCAGCTACAGCAGTGGCACCTAATAGGTGTGGGGCCAATTTGGTCGTTAGATAAATCGTGGTGGGACCGTCGGCACCGCCAATAATACCTATCGAACCAGCTTCTGCAGGAGTAAATCCTAAGAGGATAGCTGTTAGCATAGCTATAAAGACACCGATTTGGGCTGCAGCTCCCAATAAGGCCGTCTTTGGATCGGCTATCATAGGACCGAAGTCTGTCATTGCTCCAAGACCAAAGAATATCAGCAGTGGAACTATCTCGGTCTCAATGAGGTAGTGCTTTATGAGATAGAAAAGTCCGTGCGGAGGCTCTACTATTCCTGTCAAAGGAAGATTAACGAGGACGGCGCTTATACCTATGGGTAGGAGCAATAATGGCTCCATTTCTCTGTAAATTGCCAAATAAACGAGCGTCAAGCCTACCAATATCATGAGCACATTCCCTAGAGTTAGGTTGAGCAATCCCATGCCCCTAAAGAATTCTATGACTGCCTGCTCTAATCCGGCCATCTTCCATCACCCGAGCTCTATTAATAGCTGTCCTGTGTCGACGGTGTCGCCTTCTTTAACGTGGATTGTCTTAACCACACCATCCACCGGAGAAGGTATCTCATTCTCCATCTTCATGGCCTCCAAAATAAGCAAGCCTTGACCAGTCTTAACAGAATCACCCTCTTTAACAAGTACCTTCAAGATTTTACCGGGCATCGGTGCAGTAACAGCATTCCCCCCGGCGGATACTTGGGGTTTTGGAGCTTCAATCGGAGCAGCAGGAACAGGAGAGGGAGCTGAAACGGGGGCGCTTGGAACCTGAACCTCTGCTGGGGCGTGCATAGCTGTCATTGGTATTCCCAAATCCTTAGCTTGAACTTCGTAGCTCTCACCTTCAAATGAGACTTTGAACTTTCCTCCACCCAATTCCTCAATTTCAACTTCATATGAGACTCCATCAACGATGACCTTAACTTTACCCTTCATACCATTCACCTCAACTATTATCACCAATTTCCTAGCTCATAGTTAAAGTTCTCAACCTCTTCCATTTGGCTTTGAAGGCCATAAAGAGACCAGTAATCGGTAGGCTTCTTTTTAAATGGCAGCGGCCTCAGTTGGGCGTTCTTTTCTGCTACATAAGCTAAAATCGCGGCGGTTATAACGGCAAGCTTCTTTGGCTCAATTGATGGTGCTTCTTCTTTAACCTCTGGTTTAGCTTTCTCTTCTTTTACTTCAACTTTCTTTGCTTTCTTGGGCAGTGTTAGGGCCTTTTCAACGTAGCCTATGCCATACATTGCCAAAGATAAGAGAATGAGGACGCCAAAGACCACCGTGACGCCCAGCACAGTTATGTAGAGGCCTTCTAAGATGGCTTGAGTCGTTACCATCTTTTACACCTCACAGTGGGATGTTTCCGTGCTTCTTTGGTGGGAGCTTAACGCGCTTTGAGCTCAGCGCCTCGAGGGCCATTATTATCTTACCCCTCGTCTCTGCGGGGTCGATAACGTCGTCTATGTATCCCCTTGCAGCTGCGACATATGGGTTGGCAAACCTGTCCCTGTATTCCTTAATCTTTTGCTGTCTAACCTCTTCGGGGTTCTCTGCACTAGCTATATCCTTCCTAAAGATGATGTTAGCTGCTCCCTCAGGACCCATAACCGCTATCTCTGCCGTTGGCCAAGCGTAAACAAAGTCCGCTCCAAGGTGCTTTGAGCCCATAGCGAGGTAAGCGCCACCATAGGCTTTCCTCAGGATTATGGTTACCATTGGGACGGTTGCCTCTGCATAAGCGTAGAGAACCTTAGCACCGTGCCTTATGATCCCTCCATACTCTTGTTGAACGCCGGGGAGATAGCCGGGAACGTCAACTAAGGTTACAATAGGTATGTTGTAGGCATCACAAGTCCTAACAAAGCGCGCTATTTTGTCCGAGCTGTCTATGTCGAGGACACCAGCGAAGTGAATTGGATTGTTCGCAACGATACCAACGGTTTGGCCGTTCATTCTTCCAAAGCCGACAACGGCGTTTGGAGCGAAGTACGGAAGTACCTCCAAAAAGTCAGGGTTTCCATTGGCATCTCTATCAACTATCTCATATATAACCTGCCTAACGTCGTAGCCCTTATTTGGATCATCTGGAACTATTTCATAGAGCTTCTCACTCTTTCTGAAGGGAAGGTCGCTCGTTGGTAGCTTTGGTGGCTTTTCCATGTTATTTGATGGAAGATAACTAACAAGCTTCCTAACCAAAGCCAACGCTTCCTCATCGCTGTTGGCTATCAAATGGGCTTGTCCGCTCTTTTGAGCGTGAACCATACCTCCTCCAAGCTGTTCTGGAGAGACCTCAACACCTGTAACAGCTTTGACGACTTGAGGACCTGTGATAAACATGAACGTTGCTGGGTTGTTCACCATAACTATAAAGTCTCCAATTGCAGGGCTGTAAACTGCTCCTCCAGCACATGGACCCATAATAACGGTTATCTGCGGAACAACGCCGCTCGCCAATGTGTTCATCTTGAATATGTCACCATAGCCTTTGAGTGAGTCAACACCCTCTTGTATCCTTGCTCCACCGGAGTCATTCAACCCGATAATTGGAGCGCCTGCTTCCATTGCGAGCTCCATAACACGCTTAATCTTCGCCGCGTGCATCTCTCCCAAAGAACCGCCCATTACTGTGAAGTCTTGAGAGTAAACAAAGACCAAGCGCCCATCGATAGTTCCATAACCGGTTACAACACCATCAGCAGGGAGTTCTTTCTTGTCAAGACCGAACTCGGTGCCTCTATGCCTAACGAACATGCCTATCTCCACAAAGCTTCCAGGATCAAGGAGCTTTTCAATCCTTTCCCTAGCAGTTAGCTTGCCTTTAGCGTGCTGCTTTTCTATAGCTTTCTCTCCACCCATTTGGAGAATCTTTTCCTTTTTTTCATGCAGTTCATTAACCTTCTCTTCCATGCTCATAAGAATCACCTGTTAGCTTCAATCTAAGCCTTTGTAGTTTGTAAAGTTTAAAAGGGTTTTCATGGCCGTAAAATGCTCAAAAGAATACAAAACAACATGAGAAAAAGTTCACTCTTATAAAAAAACTTTTTCAACGACTTTAACCTTACCTGGTTCTCCCAGCCTGCCTTCAATCTCAAACACTTTTCCAAAGAACTGCTCCACAACCCAAACGTTGGTTAAGAGATGCTTAGTGATTTCACTCACCCAGATTTCACCACCGGCAAAGGCCAAGAATGGAATTAACTGGTCTCCTAAGAACTTATCAACCGCATGCTTTGGTTCGAGCTCCTCTATGAGTTCCTCCGCAGCTTCTTTACCCACCACTTCAGCGGGCTTTCCCCTCTTCCCCAGTGCATCCCCTCCAAGCCTTAGAACGTCGGTGTTTGCCCAAAGTACTATCCCGCTCCCAGGCCCTAATGATTTGCCAACTTCCGTGCTTATGCTAATAGAGCTGCTTGGGAACTTCTTTTTAAGGTGCTCTTGAGCACTTTTGACCTGCCTCTCTGCTACGTGAGAAGGCAGGTTTGTGGAGTGGCTTATCCCATCAAAGCTCTCTATCCTATTGAACGTCCTTGCTACCAGCTCTTTTCTCTTTTCCCATGGTTCAACTCTCCCAATAACGAGTCCGCCGCCTCTTGGGTAGTGTCCTCTCTTCCTAATTTCTATTTCGGCAGTTATTCCAATTTTTTCTAGCGCGAAAAGTGTTACGTGCTTTAAGTAGTCAACTGGTGGCGACCAGGGGACATCAGTTCCTCCGGTAATTTTAAAGCTTACCTCACTCTTGGCAAATGTCATAACAGGTAAAAGAGCTTGAAGAACAAGAGTTACACTTCCCGCAGTCTTTATAGGGACTTCAACATGCTTTGCTCTAACCTCATGTGGATAGAACCTTAAAAGGGTGGAGCCTACTTTTGCTCCTTCAACTTCTGCATTGCAGAGTTCTTTTACTCCCAAAATAGCATGAAGGTGCTGAGGCCTAAGTCCCGGATTCGGCCGGTTTGCACGAATGTTTACTACTTCAATCGGCTCTCCGGTTATTGCGGAAAGTGCCACGGCAGTTCTCAGTATTTGGCCTCCTCCTTCCCCATAGCTCCCATCTATTCTTATCATTTGACCTCCCCAATCATTATATCAATGGTCTCCCTTAAAAGCTCTAGCTCGTCTTTTTCAGGGTACATCTCTTTCAACTTTCTGTGGAGGATTTTTAGATTTTTAAATGCCGTCATAGTGCGGTTTTCCCTTGGAATTCTCCTTATGTCCGCAATATTCAAATCAAAGCCAAACTCCTCTTTAATCAGTTTGCTCCAGGTATTTTCATCCAGTTTTGGCAGCTTTAATGTTATTGGGAAGTTTAGGTTCAGATGGTGGGGATTTTCGGTAGTCTCCACAATCAGGGTAAAGTTCACGGGTATTTTGTGATACTTGTTCCTAAAGCGGAACTTCACGTATCCCCTCTTTTTAATTCGCTTTAGTTTTTTGACGAGTTCTCTTGGAGGGTCGGAGAGTATTAAAAATCCTTTTGTTGCTTTTAGAAATATTGGAGCGGAAAATATTCTCTCCTCAATCTTCTTGAATTTGAAATCGCTGATTGAGTCAACATAGTAGTCCCAGTATACCATAGGGGTTTTCACGAGTATTTGATCAACTGCGGAAGCTACCTCTGAGTGATATTCCCTATCGAATATGCGAATGAGTAGCTCTTCCTCTATCTCAATCTGCCGTGGGATTAACACCTGTCCTCGAATGCTCTCTTTAAGGACTTTTTCAACATCAATCTCTGCTTCATTTATTATTAAAACATCCTGCATGAGGTTTAGGGATGCGAATAGCTTAATGTATTCCTCTGGGACTTCTTCCTTAGGAATGCTCTTTAAATCAAAGTAAGGTGCAATCTCTTTTAGCTCCTTTTTTGCATCTCCGTTTTTAGCCCCTTTCTGCTTCTTTATTTTGGCATATAGCTCTTTGCTTATTGCCGTGAGCTGATATATAGAGTCTTTACCTTGGAGATAGAGAACACCATTAGATATGAGCTTAAGCCCCATCCTCGAGAGATAGGCCGAAAGCTCTTCCTCAGTCTTCGTGCTTATTATCTCTTTATGAGATACATCTTCAAATCCCTGATCCACAACGAGAAAGTCCATTGGGTGAATTCCCTGCTCGTAGAAGAACAAATTTAAGAGATCAATAGCTTTGTTTTTGTCTTCGGCATAGACTTTTATGAATTCAATTTTTTCACCGCTCCCTATACCTATAAACACCAATGAGTCATACCTCTCTTGCGGAACTAAAATTTCACTGTTTATCATCCTCAATCCCATTAATACTAACTACTTCCAAATTATAAAAGGTTTTTCAAAAATGTGTCAAAAAAAGTTAAAATTAAAGGCTCATAAAACCCAAAGGTTCTCCTGTTTCTAAGTTTAAGATCTTTATCTCTCTCTTTTGAGTGTCGATAAATGCCACACTTTTTATCCCGCTTACGTAGCCTCCCACTTCTCCAGGGTTTAGAAGTATCGTCCGCCCGAATTCGACTATTTCATACTTGTGGGTGTGCCCTCTGATGACTATGTCATAGAGCTGGCTTCTTGCAAAAGCACGCACTATTCTCTCATCCGTACCGTGGAGAACTGCTATCTTTATTCCATCTACATTCAGCTCTAAAATCTCATCCTCTACCCCCAAAGCTTGCCTAAGGCCTTCTTTTTCCCCATCATTGTTTCCAAAAATGCCTTTTAAAGGAGCCTTAAGCTTCGAGAGCTCTTTTTTAACGAAGGGAGCTACATAATCACCGCAGTGAATCACGAGATCAACACCCTCTTTGTTAAATAGCTCAACGGCTTTTCTAATAGCTGGAAGATTATCATGTGTGTCGCTCATAACTCCAATTAGCATTGGCTCACCCCGTGCGATAATAGTACCTTTGGCTTAATAAGCTTAAGCCTCAGAGACCGGTGCAAACATAAAAGATTAAAACAGTTAAAGACTCCTCGAGGAAGAAAATTACAAGAAAGACCTAACCAAAGGACCGTGCTCTTTCTTAAAGTACTTAACAGAATGAGAGATAATAAACTACAAGCATAACCTCATTGAGGATGTGGCAGTGGAAATAATGAAGTTGTGTATCATTAATGAGCTGCCCTAGGTTTTTGTTTAACCAAAATTAAGTTCTTTTTAATTTTTATTCGATTTAAAGTCTTTTGAGATCAAATGAAGGTTCTGGAAGAAAAGCAGAGAAAAAACAAAATCTCAAAAGAGTTGAATAAAATGTTCCTCTGAAAGTTTTATAGTGTAATGACGTGGCCTAAAGCTGGGAATCAAGGATTTTGGAATTAAGATAGTCTCTTGTAATCCTACCGGTCCCATTTGCGAAACAAACTCTATAATCTGATCATTGAGGCTATAAAGCCAAGCACTAACATACTCTGGAACAGCTTCTTTATTCAAAAGTGAGATTGTATTAATCCTGAGACTCTTTAATGGCTCTTTCTCAAAACTTGCAAGTGATGCCCTAATAATCCTATCCATAACCTCTTTGCCAAATTCATGATAAATTCCTTCAATAGTAGCTACAAGACCTACAATCAGTGCATCCTTGGACAGTTTTGAAGCTAGTTCATAATATATATTAATCAGCTTAGAGATTCCAGTATCATCGCTCCAATCTTCTATTTGGATAATATAATGTCTCTCATCTGGAATCCTGTATTTAGAGCCAAAAAGATCAATTATGTAAAGATTGCCTGCTTCGCCTTCCTTTTGGATATCCAAGCCAACATAACTTGCCCTCAACTCAAGCTTTGAAATTGGTAAGGTGGTGTTAAGTATAACCCCCATTGCGCCGTCTTCTACTATGCTCTTAAATATTTTTATTCCAATTAGCCATCCCAATGATCTCCTGTCGTATGCGATCAACAAGTTCCCTCTGTTAACTAAACCTCCTCCCAAAGCAGAATCTATCTCGGACAAACCCGTTTTAACAATCTCCACGATTATATCACCCGTCATAATTTTCTTCTTTAATTTACTAAAAGTTTTTTGTATACCCTTATAATACGGTTATAGATTCAAAAGAGAGTTCATTCTTTAACCTTTGTTATAAGTTCAATATGGCCATAACACAGAAAACATCTCTAAAATTTTCCCCCAGAAATGTTATTGGTGGACCGGGCGGGATTTGAACCCGCGGCCTCTGGCTTGCGAAGCCAGCGCTCTCCCAAACTGAGCTACCGGCCCGTGCCCAAACATACAAAGAGGGCTTGGGTTTTTAAGGCTTTCGTCATAGGTTGGAGCATTGACTATCTCCCAATAAATCTTCTTCTAATGAGCATTACAGCTAAAAGAACAATCAGCACAAGCATTAGCCATGAGTATGCTCCCCTTTCCTCTTCTGGATAAGCAATGGAAGCAGTTTCGCTTTTAGTTGTGCTAATTTTTGTCGTGATATCATTCTTAAGCGTTGTTGTAGTGCTTTCCCTAAACACTCTCAGCTCTGAGGGATGTATCCCAGCTATGAAGCCCTCAACTCCAAAGGCCCTCCCCGCGATTATGGCGGGGCTTAGCTCTCTAGTGGCGTTTGTGGGATAGGCGGTTTTTAGGGATACATTTTTGAGACGCATCTCGAACGGCATTGTCGTGATTTTTATCTGACGGCTGTGGAGGGCGAACTTCACAGGCTCCACCATTATGTCCCTGAACCATGCTCTTTCGGAGCCCGCATATCCAGTGAGATAAATATGGTCTCTAACAACAACCATCTCAGCGTTTTCTCCTCCTTCCCCGCTTATCGCGACTCCCCCAAGATATTCCCCATCTCGACCAAACATGAGAAGGAAGCCGTCAACTTTTCCAACTACTTTCGTCATCATACCCCCGTCCGGATCCATGGAGTAGTCCTCGTTGTAATCGTATAACCCTGCCGCATAGATGCTCCCGTTAACACAAACACTGTTGACCCAGCTCCATGTTCCTCCAAACTGTAGAGCCCAAGAGACGTTCCCATTGCTCATTACTTTCGCTAAAAATGCTTCTTCATGAGCATAGCCTCCTATATACGCGTTTTCCCCGTCGGAGGCTATTGATAATGGCGTTCCATCTATAGAAACCGCCCACTCTGGCTCGAGGGTGAAGGTGAGCTTTGCTACCACCCCTTCCGATGAAGGCAAACCGAAAGGCC from Palaeococcus pacificus DY20341 includes:
- a CDS encoding sodium ion-translocating decarboxylase subunit beta; amino-acid sequence: MAGLEQAVIEFFRGMGLLNLTLGNVLMILVGLTLVYLAIYREMEPLLLLPIGISAVLVNLPLTGIVEPPHGLFYLIKHYLIETEIVPLLIFFGLGAMTDFGPMIADPKTALLGAAAQIGVFIAMLTAILLGFTPAEAGSIGIIGGADGPTTIYLTTKLAPHLLGATAVAAYSYMSLVPLIQPPVIKALTTPEERRIRMEQLRPVSKREKILFPIASMIIITLLVPAAGPLVGMLMIGNLFRESGVVERLSKAAREELMNIVTIFLGLGVGSTMQAEAFLTVKTLMILGLGVVAFASATAGGVLLGKLMMKLSGGRINPMIGAAGVSAVPMSARVVQKLASEEDPGNFLLMHAMGPNVAGVIGTAVAAGVLLSALG
- a CDS encoding acetyl-CoA carboxylase biotin carboxyl carrier protein subunit encodes the protein MKGKVKVIVDGVSYEVEIEELGGGKFKVSFEGESYEVQAKDLGIPMTAMHAPAEVQVPSAPVSAPSPVPAAPIEAPKPQVSAGGNAVTAPMPGKILKVLVKEGDSVKTGQGLLILEAMKMENEIPSPVDGVVKTIHVKEGDTVDTGQLLIELG
- a CDS encoding OadG family protein, which produces MVTTQAILEGLYITVLGVTVVFGVLILLSLAMYGIGYVEKALTLPKKAKKVEVKEEKAKPEVKEEAPSIEPKKLAVITAAILAYVAEKNAQLRPLPFKKKPTDYWSLYGLQSQMEEVENFNYELGNW
- a CDS encoding carboxyl transferase domain-containing protein; this translates as MSMEEKVNELHEKKEKILQMGGEKAIEKQHAKGKLTARERIEKLLDPGSFVEIGMFVRHRGTEFGLDKKELPADGVVTGYGTIDGRLVFVYSQDFTVMGGSLGEMHAAKIKRVMELAMEAGAPIIGLNDSGGARIQEGVDSLKGYGDIFKMNTLASGVVPQITVIMGPCAGGAVYSPAIGDFIVMVNNPATFMFITGPQVVKAVTGVEVSPEQLGGGMVHAQKSGQAHLIANSDEEALALVRKLVSYLPSNNMEKPPKLPTSDLPFRKSEKLYEIVPDDPNKGYDVRQVIYEIVDRDANGNPDFLEVLPYFAPNAVVGFGRMNGQTVGIVANNPIHFAGVLDIDSSDKIARFVRTCDAYNIPIVTLVDVPGYLPGVQQEYGGIIRHGAKVLYAYAEATVPMVTIILRKAYGGAYLAMGSKHLGADFVYAWPTAEIAVMGPEGAANIIFRKDIASAENPEEVRQQKIKEYRDRFANPYVAAARGYIDDVIDPAETRGKIIMALEALSSKRVKLPPKKHGNIPL
- the rtcA gene encoding RNA 3'-terminal phosphate cyclase translates to MIRIDGSYGEGGGQILRTAVALSAITGEPIEVVNIRANRPNPGLRPQHLHAILGVKELCNAEVEGAKVGSTLLRFYPHEVRAKHVEVPIKTAGSVTLVLQALLPVMTFAKSEVSFKITGGTDVPWSPPVDYLKHVTLFALEKIGITAEIEIRKRGHYPRGGGLVIGRVEPWEKRKELVARTFNRIESFDGISHSTNLPSHVAERQVKSAQEHLKKKFPSSSISISTEVGKSLGPGSGIVLWANTDVLRLGGDALGKRGKPAEVVGKEAAEELIEELEPKHAVDKFLGDQLIPFLAFAGGEIWVSEITKHLLTNVWVVEQFFGKVFEIEGRLGEPGKVKVVEKVFL
- a CDS encoding metallophosphoesterase, which codes for MLIGVMSDTHDNLPAIRKAVELFNKEGVDLVIHCGDYVAPFVKKELSKLKAPLKGIFGNNDGEKEGLRQALGVEDEILELNVDGIKIAVLHGTDERIVRAFARSQLYDIVIRGHTHKYEIVEFGRTILLNPGEVGGYVSGIKSVAFIDTQKREIKILNLETGEPLGFMSL